From Ictalurus punctatus breed USDA103 chromosome 2, Coco_2.0, whole genome shotgun sequence:
ACATAGTGCAGCTTCCACAAGTGATTAGTGAAAGGACCGCTGGGATTATAGGACGCTGGGATTAAAGGACCGCTGGGATTAAAGGACCGCTGGGATTATAGGACGCTGGGATTAAAGGACCGCTGGGATTATAGGACCGCTGGGATTATAGGACGCTGGGATTAAAGGACCGCTGGGATTAAAGGACCGCTGGGATTAAAGGAACGCTGGGATTATAGGACGCTGGGATTATAGGACCGCTGGGATTATAGGACGCTGGGATTAAAGGACGCTGGGATTAAAGGACGCTGGGATTATAGGACGCTGGGATTATAGGACGCTGGGATTATAGGACGCTGGGATTAAAGGACCGCTGGGATTATAGGACGCTGGGATTATAGGACGCTGGGATTAAAGGACGCTGGGATTAAAGGACCGCTGGGATTATAGGACCGCTGGGATTATAGGACGCTGGGATTATAGGACGCTGGGATTAAAGGACCGCTGGGATTATAGGACGCTGGGATTAAAGGACCGCTGGGATTAAAGGACCGCTGGGATTAAAGGACGCTGGGATTATAGGACGCTGGGATTAAAGGACCGCTGGGATTAAAGGACCGCTGGGATTATAGGACGCTGGGATTATAGGACCGCTGGGATTATAGGACGCTGGGATTATAGGACGCTGGGATTAAAGGACGCTGGGATTATAGGACCGCTGGGATTAAAGGACGAACTATAATtagtatatttatcattttaccagaaagtgtttttgtgaatattaAAACAGAGCAGCATCAGCAGCAGGAAAGTCACTACgtctgattctgattcttgTCTGTGTTTCCAGATAAAGAACATTTTGGGAGAAATGGGATCGTGCGTATCgaaaagctcttcccacacacCCGAAACAAACTCGTCAGAAACACCTTTATTCACAAACACAATCTACAGAATCCCAGCTCTAATCTACATTAACCATGACCAAACTCTTCTTGCTTTTGCCGAGAAGCGAACATCATTAAATGACGCCGACGCCACGCTCCTGGTCATGAGGAGGGGAACGCAGCAGAACGGGTCCGTTCAGGTGATGACGCTCACGCAGACACGACTTGCCTTCATCAAAAAATGCTCAAATCTACGTTTTACTTATAGATGCGCtactcttttcttcttcttttcagtGGTCATCTGTTCAGGAGCTTACGACAGCTAGACTGGATAAATATCGTACCATGAACCCGTGTCCAGTCTATGAGAGACAGTCCAAGACGGTCTTCCTGTTCTTTAACTGTGTGTTCGGTAAAGTCAGTGAGCGAGATCAGATTTCCAAGCGTAAGAATCAGGCCCGGTTGTGTCACGTTACTAGCAGGGACAGCGGGCAGACTTGGAGCGACGTGACGGACTTGACAGAAAGTGTGATTGGAAATGAGATGAAGAATTGGGCCACGTTCAGTGTCAGCCCTGGGCACGGCATTCAAATGAACGATGGCAGACTCATCATTCCTGCTTATGTTTATTATATTCACTGTTTAGTTGTAAAACCTTACGCCTTTGCGTTCTACAGTGACGATGGCGGGGCCACGTGGCACTATGGACGGAGAGTGAGCGTCCAGTCCACCGAGTGTCAGATGGCGGAGATCACTAAAGACGATGGCAAAAGTTCCTTATACTGTAACGCCAGAGGAAATAAGTCATGTCAGAACCATAGAGTCGAGGCTGTGAGTAAGAATCGTGGGGTGGATTTTGAGACCTTTAGCCAGAAGCTGGTAGAGCTCCCGTATGGCTGCCAGGGTAGCGTGGTGAGCTTTCAACATGGCGGGAAGACTTGCCTCCTTTTCTCCCATACAACTgacaagaagaagaggaaagatCTCGGGGTTTATTTGAACATGACCCCTGATAAAGTCTCTGGTTGGAAGAAACCACACATCATCAACCCCGGCGTCAGCGGATACTCAGACATGACTCGGCGAGGTGAGGAAGAAGAACGCTTTGCTTGCCTCATGGAACGTGGGACGACGGACCTTGAAGAAATAGCCTTCAAGGAGTTTTCTCTCCACGAGATCATGAACAATTAGCTATATTTACACACATGGTAATAACCTGAATTAAAAACTAATCTAATATACACctgaaacagaacagaatacATGCCCAGACATATGAAGAATTCGGGGGATTATCCTCACGTGTAAGTACTTACCAGAAATTACCTCTCAGCAGCTTCCCGGACCAgcttctcctgatcttctccaCCATTTTAGATTGATAGATTATTAGCAGCGTCACTGTCGTGCCACATTCTCTCCACCTGTTGAGTATtatctttacagtgttccatggtctATCCCATGCCTTGGAGATTTACTGTAACCCTgtcctgattgatattttccATCAATCAGACCCCGTACCTGCTCTGTAAGGTCTTTGAGGCCCAGGGCTTTTCCAGTCGGACGTTACCAAGATGTCAGGACAGTCGTACAGGAACAGCTGGACTTTATTTGAAGTTAATCGGTCACTTTAATTGAAGGCAGGTGAACACTAActagtatttaacatgagtttgaatgtgattggtggattctgaacactgcctcgttcccaattataaaagggtgtgaaCCTTTACAACTGCAAAATCACtgttcactgaaacctcagtacCTGTTCTCCACCAGGTCCTGCTGCAGGTCTTCTGccgtcactcgagggtttttcacaccCTGCCTCGTCACGAATCTGCGTGCAGCCGTCGATCTCTTCCtgtttctgccccgtccaggtatttcatttattttctgcccgagccagttcaggtatttcatcatgtgttccagctcaagcgcACCCGGTGCAGCtgatgaagcccttgattagtttagcaTCAGGTGTGTCACCTGTGCTGCATATCTGTGCTGTCgggagggattctattcaggggggtgaataatttcgAGACTGGAATgcaagtcattataagttgcattttcagttcgTCGTCTCGAACTGTTTCCATCGCGTTTGTTTGATTCGTTCATCgttacagctgaaagtctgtactgtttaataataaacctgatttgcaattggggcgcggggggggggggggggggggattttgaTTGCACGTGGATGCAAGCTGGGAACTGGACgatttttgttttccatttaaTTTCCCCTGGAATGATTCTTACAGTTTTCACTTGGATTAATCGGTTGAAACTTCACGATGACGGTCGAAAAGGTTCTGATCCAGTttaaacaggggtgtgtagactttttacatcCACTGTATATTAGCGTTCTCTTTATATATCTGTGTTTATCACATATTTCCTGTTCGACAtgtaatcacatatacactatataaccaattttgaaatgtatttttgtcctttatctgtagtttatattttatgtttagTGAAAGCCATTTACTAACTACTGACCGTGTCAAATAACTAACAGCAATAAaaactatattatataaattcatGATCAAATAATGAACGTAAATGATGAGGCACTAAACATTCtgctagaaagaaatcaaacGAAACggacagaatgtgtgtgtagacatgtaatatgcatacatataaaaaagtacattaaaaaaaattacagcttatttttaaaaaatccccaaagtttaaaaaaaccccaacataaATAGATGTTTTCACAGtgcatacacccacacacacacgcacacacacacacacacacacacacacacacacccacacccacacacacacatacacagaggtAAAGAACAAACTTGACTGCACTCTTTAGTCAAACTCCGGCCCCTCCATCTGCACAATGCtttcctgtaaacacacacacacacacacacacacacacacacagagcataaACACAAGTGATTTACTCCACGCTACCACCTGCTGGTAAGAGGAGCAGCTACACCCTGAACTGATTATTActcagagaaataaataaagatctaAAGTGTGGAAAACAATTACAACACCAACAGCAGAAGGAGGTAAAAGGGGTAAAAGAAGAAGAGGCAAGATAGAAATAAAGCTAAACGGTTAGGTAAAACaaacaggagacagaaggagataggtaggagagagagaaagagacagagagatggagaaaagtCTCCACTCCTTACCCATCCTCCATGACTCTTCACCCAGGGAGCGAAGGTCTCCATGTAGCGCTCAGCGAATCCCTCCACGCGGTGCGTCGTACCCGTCGCCGTGACGACCCGCCGAGTCATTTCCATGGTGACGGCCACACGCCGAAGGGTGGGACTCTGGGCCACAGGAAGGGGCCGGTCTGCAGCTTCATTGGCACAGGAGTCGAGTAGCCTGGCGAAGGACGTGTAGGACAATCGGTTCAGCGACGAACGCAACAGAGGATTAGCTTCaatctgtaaaataaacatcCAACACATCCTTTACTCACTTATACTAATGACTcatcaaaatatttattatctaatatcatcatcaaatcttttattaattaatactaATTAATTATCTAAATGATCTACTCATTAATCACGAACGTCTTTAATCATGGCATAAATATACAGGCAACATTCCTGCTCTTGTTCCTTGATTGGTGAGCGAGTGAATCGGTGAGCGAGTGAATcggggagtgagtgagtgaatcagtcagtgagtgaatcgGTGAGTGAGTGGACATGAAGGAGTGAAAAAGTAAATGATGAGTTAGTGAATCGGTGAGTGAGggaatcagtcagtgagtgaatcggggagtgagtgagtgaatcagtcagtgagtgaatcagtgagtgagtgaatcggGGAGTGAGTGAATCGGTGATTGagagaatcagtcagtgagtgaatcagtgagtgagtgaactgGTGATTGaatgaatcagtcagtgagtgaatcgGTGAGTGAGGGAATCGGTGAGAGAGTGGGTATGAAGGAGTGTAAAAGTAAATGATGATTGAGTGAGTAAATCAGTGAGTGactgaatcagtcagtgagtgaatcagtgagtgagagaatcagtcagtgagtgaatagGTAAGTGAGTGAATCGGTAAGTGAGTGAATcggtgatgagtgagtgattcgGTGACTGagtgaatcagtcagtgagtgaatcggggagtgagtgagtgaatcagtcagtgagtgaatcgGTGAGTGAGTGGACATGAAGGAGTGAAAAAGTAAATGATGAGTTAGTGAATCGGTGAATgggtgaatcagtgagtgagtgaatcagtgagtgagtgaatcggtgagtgagtgaatcagtcagtgagtgaatcggggagtgagtgagtgaatcagtcagtgagtgaatcgGTGAGTGAGTGGACATGAAGGAGTGAAAAAGTAAATGATGAGTTAGTGAATCGGTGAGTGAGggaatcagtcagtgagtgaatcggggagtgagtgagtgaatcagtcagtgagtgaatcgGTGATTGagagaatcagtcagtgagtgaatcgGTGATTGagagaatcagtcagtgagtgaatcagtgagtgagtgaattggTGATTGaatgaatcagtcagtgagtgaatcgGTGAGTGAGGGAATCGGTGAGTGAGTGGGTATGAAGGAGTGAAAAAGTAAATGATGATTGAGTGAGTAAATCAGTGAGTGactgaatcagtcagtgagagaatcagtgagtgagtgaatcggGGAGTGAGTGAATCGGTGATTGagagaatcagtcagtgagtgaatcagtgagtgagtgaactgGTGATTGaatgaatcagtcagtgagtgaatcgGTGAGTGAGGGAATCGGTGAGTGAGTGGGTATGAAGGAGTGTAAAAGTAAATGATGATTGAGTGAGTAAATCAGTGAGTGactgaatcagtcagtgagtgaatcagtgagtgagagaatcagtcagtgagtgaatagGTAAGTGAGTGAATcggtgatgagtgagtgattcgGTGACTGagtgaatcagtcagtgagtgaatcggggagtgagtgagtgaatcagtcagtgagtgaatcgGTGAGTGAGTGGACATGAAGGAGTGAAAAAGTAAATGATGAGTTAGTGAATCGGTGAATgggtgaatcagtgagtgagtgaatcagtgagtgagtgaatcggtgagtgagtgaatcagtcagtgagtgaatcggggagtgagtgagtgaatcagtcagtgagtgaatcgGTGAGTGAGTGGACATGAAGGAGTGAAAAAGTAAATGATGAGTTAGTGAATCGGTGAGTGAGggaatcagtcagtgagtgaatcggggagtgagtgagtgaatcagtcagtgagtgaatcgGTGATTGagagaatcagtcagtgagtgaatcgGTGATTGagagaatcagtcagtgagtgaatcgGTGATTGagagaatcagtcagtgagtgaatcgGTGATTGagagaatcagtcagtgagtgaatcagtgagtgagtgaattggTGATTGaatgaatcagtcagtgagtgaatcgGTGAGTGAGGGAATCGGTGAGTGAGTGGGTATGAAGGAGTGAAAAAGTAAATGATGATTGAGTGAGTAAATCAGTGAGTGactgaatcagtcagtgagagaatcagtgagtgagagaatcagtcagtgagtgaatagGTAAGTGAGTGAATCGGTAAGTGAGTGAATcggtgatgagtgagtgattcgGTGACTGagtgaatcagtcagtgagtgaatcggggagtgagtgagtgaatcagtcagtgagtgaatcgGTGAGTGAGTGGACATGAAGGAGTGAAAAAGTAAATGATGAGTTAGTGAATCGGTGAGTGAGggaatcagtcagtgagtgaatcggggagtgagtgagtgaatcagtcagtgagtgaatcgGTGATTGagagaatcagtcagtgagtgaatcgGTGATTGagagaatcagtcagtgagtgaatcagtgagtgagtgaattggTGATTGaatgaatcagtcagtgagtgaatcgGTGAGTGAGGGAATCGGTGAGTGAGTGGGTATGAAGGAGTGAAAAAGTAAATGATGATTGAGTGAGTAAATCAGTGAGTGactgaatcagtcagtgagagaatcagtgagtgagagaatcagtcagtgagtgaatagGTAAGTGAGTGAATcggtgatgagtgagtgattcgGTGACTGagtgaatcagtcagtgagtgaatcggggagtgagtgagtgaatcagtcagtgagtgaatcgGTGAGTGAGTGGACATGAAGGAGTGAAAAAGTAAATGATGAGTTAGTGAATCGGTGAATgggtgaatcagtgagtgagtgaatcagtgagtgagtgaatcggtgagtgagtgaatcagtcagtgagtgaatcggggagtgagtgagtgaatcagtcagtgagtgaatcgGTGAGTGAGTGGACATGAAGGAGTGAAAAAGTAAATGATGAGTTAGTGAATCGGTGAGTGAGggaatcagtcagtgagtgaatcggggagtgagtgagtgaatcagtcagtgagtgaatcgGTGATTGagagaatcagtcagtgagtgaatcgGTGATTGagagaatcagtcagtgagtgaatcagtgagtgagtgaattggTGATTGaatgaatcagtcagtgagtgaatcgGTGAGTGAGGGAATCGGTGAGTGAGTGGGTATGAAGGAGTGAAAAAGTAAATGATGATTGAGTGAGTAAATCAGTGAGTGactgaatcagtcagtgagagaatcagtgagtgagtgaatcggGGAGTGAGTGAATCGGTGATTGagagaatcagtcagtgagtgaatcagtgagtgagtgaactgGTGATTGaatgaatcagtcagtgagtgaatcgGTGAGTGAGTGAATCGGTGAGTGAGTGGGTATGAAGGAGTGAAAAAGTAAATGATGATTGAGTGAGTAAATCAGTGAGTGactgaatcagtcagtgagagaatcagtgagtgagagaatcagtcagtgagtgaatagGTAAGTGAGTGAATCGGTAAGTGAGTGAATcggtgatgagtgagtgattcgGTGACTGAGTGAATCAGTTAGTGAGTGAATCGGTGAGTGAGAGAATCGATGAGTGAGTGGGTATGAAGGAGTGAAAAAGTAaatgatgagtgagtgagtaaatcagtgagtgactgaatcagtcagtgagtgaatcgGTGATTGagagaatcagtcagtgagtgaatcgGTGATTGagagaatcagtcagtgagtgaatcgGTGATTGagagaatcagtcagtgagtgaatagGTGATTGagagaatcagtcagtgagtgaatcgGTGATTGagagaatcagtcagtgagtgatTCGGTGATTGagagaatcagtcagtgagtgatTCGGTGATTGagagaatcagtcagtgagtgatTCGGTGATTGagagaatcagtcagtgagtgaatcgGTGATTGagagaatcagtcagtgagtgatTCGGTGATTGagagaatcagtcagtgagtgatTCGGTGATTGagagaatcagtcagtgagtgaatagGTAATTGAGTGAATCGGTGAGTGAGTGGGTATGAAGGAGTGAAAAAAAGTGTGTACACAAAGTGTGTATGAAGGAGTGAAAGTGaatgatgagtgagtgagtgagtgaacagGTAAATGGTAACTCTGTCCTGCTCACCTTCTCGTTAATGGCGTCTCCCTCCGCTGTCAGTAATTGGACGAGCTGCTGTACGATGGCTTCTTTATTGTCTTCTGTGTACAAATAATCAGGGTCAAACCGGATCAGACCGGATCAGACAGTATCACACCAGAGATACGAATGTaaaatatgaggaaataaagCTGATGTGAAAATGCAGCAGGACTCGTCTAACTGCGACTGATAGAGAACGAAGAGAACCTAGAGAACATGTCTTCATTACCTTTGGGCTGAGTGGGCTCGGGTTTGATCGGTGATTTCTTCCTCACGGACTGCTGAGCGATTTGGTCCAACTTTTTGGCCACGCCATCGTAGAACTCAGGAGGGTGATCtggggagagggaaagagagagagagagagagagagagagagcacagataTTTACACTTGCATATGAGACACAAACACTTCATATACtgcattaaacatttaataaaagtattttcatCCATAATAAGTAACCTGTAAAAACATTAAAGGAAAGAGgagtattatatatacacacatacacacacacacacatacacacacacacacacacatatatacagtctatatacagtaaacaatgcaaaataagAACATTAAGGTTTTAACTTGACTCTCATAGTAACAAGTGGAGAAATCAAAAACATCACGGAGATGTAATACagattatttaacattaaacgTTCACTCACTCGGTGACTGCGGGGATTTTATTGGCGAGGGTTTTACCGCCGCCGCCGCCTCCTCTttcacaggaagtgatgtcggACGCTGCGGACGCACGTCATCtttctttgtgctttttttcttaaaaaggtCCGTCAGCTTcagtttgttcttctttttctttttttcgcCCGTTTTCCGCTCGCCCTCCTCTTCCGACCCAGAGGATTTTTCATCCTGTcggaaaacagagagagacatcagATAAATAAACTCATCTGTGTGAAATTCAAGCAATTACTCAAGTGGATCACAGACTGAATCAAAGAACGACTGATTCAATAATCAAAGAGTCAGTCAATCAATCTCTGTTCACCTCCACATATCCATGTCTCAGTGGAGTAGGCGGTTCCAACACAGAGCCgttctgtgattggtcagtgcCGGCGTCCTTGGGGGCGTGTCGTGCAGGGGGTGGGCGTGGAATCAGACGCTTCTTTATCAGGTTTTTGATGCCGTGTTTCTTCTCCTCTGCAGCACTGATCTTCTCATCCAGAGAATCCCATCCACTTTCATCTTTCCTCTGCTTCTCTTTCATgagcacactgtgtgtgtgtgtgtgtgtgtgtgtgtgtgtgtgtgtgtgtgtgtgtgtgtgtgcgtgcatgtgtgtgtgtgagagagagtgagagagcagtTTAATACTGTGAAAAAATGGCAATACAAGGGAACTGAGGCGGCCAActcaatatgtgtgtgtgtgtgtgtgtgtgtgtacctgaacTTGTTGGGGTCATGATATGCGCCCCCGATTCTCCCCGGCCGATCTGCGGGAGCGATGGAGAGAGCATTACGGAGAAAACTCTTCAACACCAAACGCGTCTCCTCTTTCACCTCGATGAAGGACGGACTtggagagggaggaggagcagCCACCTCCACGGACATCCCTGATGGACAGACGGGGGGGATAAAATAATCTGACTATAATGACAACTTGTGGGAAAATCGCTCTTTTgctcagtgacatcactgcaTTCAGCTGGACAAAGAGGAGGTGAAATCCAAATACTCTGACAATACCAGACATTtatatttgattcatttatatttgattcattcatatttgattcatttatgtaAAACTGATCAAAAGTTTCAGAATAACTCAGAAATGAAGACTAAAGAAAGGAAACGTTCAGAATGTTGGAAATGTTCAGTGTTGAGGTTTCTGCACTGTTCCTAGGTCAGTGTTTAAatttcagtgagtgtgtgtgtgtgtgtgtgtgtgtgagagagagagagatacagatcaTGTTTTAAATAGTTCCTACAGAAGATCAGAATTTCTTATGCTTTTATCTTTTCCACTGCAGAGCGTGG
This genomic window contains:
- the bcl2l12 gene encoding uncharacterized protein bcl2l12 isoform X2, coding for MPPTNSLWMSVEVAAPPPSPSPSFIEVKEETRLVLKSFLRNALSIAPADRPGRIGGAYHDPNKFSVLMKEKQRKDESGWDSLDEKISAAEEKKHGIKNLIKKRLIPRPPPARHAPKDAGTDQSQNGSVLEPPTPLRHGYVEDEKSSGSEEEGERKTGEKKKKKNKLKLTDLFKKKSTKKDDVRPQRPTSLPVKEEAAAAVKPSPIKSPQSPNHPPEFYDGVAKKLDQIAQQSVRKKSPIKPEPTQPKDNKEAIVQQLVQLLTAEGDAINEKIEANPLLRSSLNRLSYTSFARLLDSCANEAADRPLPVAQSPTLRRVAVTMEMTRRVVTATGTTHRVEGFAERYMETFAPWVKSHGGWESIVQMEGPEFD
- the LOC108280464 gene encoding sialidase-3, with the protein product MGSCVSKSSSHTPETNSSETPLFTNTIYRIPALIYINHDQTLLAFAEKRTSLNDADATLLVMRRGTQQNGSVQWSSVQELTTARLDKYRTMNPCPVYERQSKTVFLFFNCVFGKVSERDQISKRKNQARLCHVTSRDSGQTWSDVTDLTESVIGNEMKNWATFSVSPGHGIQMNDGRLIIPAYVYYIHCLVVKPYAFAFYSDDGGATWHYGRRVSVQSTECQMAEITKDDGKSSLYCNARGNKSCQNHRVEAVSKNRGVDFETFSQKLVELPYGCQGSVVSFQHGGKTCLLFSHTTDKKKRKDLGVYLNMTPDKVSGWKKPHIINPGVSGYSDMTRRGEEEERFACLMERGTTDLEEIAFKEFSLHEIMNN
- the bcl2l12 gene encoding uncharacterized protein bcl2l12 isoform X1 — its product is MPPTNSLWMSVEVAAPPPSPSPSFIEVKEETRLVLKSFLRNALSIAPADRPGRIGGAYHDPNKFSVLMKEKQRKDESGWDSLDEKISAAEEKKHGIKNLIKKRLIPRPPPARHAPKDAGTDQSQNGSVLEPPTPLRHGYVEDEKSSGSEEEGERKTGEKKKKKNKLKLTDLFKKKSTKKDDVRPQRPTSLPVKEEAAAAVKPSPIKSPQSPNHPPEFYDGVAKKLDQIAQQSVRKKSPIKPEPTQPKEDNKEAIVQQLVQLLTAEGDAINEKIEANPLLRSSLNRLSYTSFARLLDSCANEAADRPLPVAQSPTLRRVAVTMEMTRRVVTATGTTHRVEGFAERYMETFAPWVKSHGGWESIVQMEGPEFD
- the bcl2l12 gene encoding uncharacterized protein bcl2l12 isoform X3, with protein sequence MSVEVAAPPPSPSPSFIEVKEETRLVLKSFLRNALSIAPADRPGRIGGAYHDPNKFSVLMKEKQRKDESGWDSLDEKISAAEEKKHGIKNLIKKRLIPRPPPARHAPKDAGTDQSQNGSVLEPPTPLRHGYVEDEKSSGSEEEGERKTGEKKKKKNKLKLTDLFKKKSTKKDDVRPQRPTSLPVKEEAAAAVKPSPIKSPQSPNHPPEFYDGVAKKLDQIAQQSVRKKSPIKPEPTQPKEDNKEAIVQQLVQLLTAEGDAINEKIEANPLLRSSLNRLSYTSFARLLDSCANEAADRPLPVAQSPTLRRVAVTMEMTRRVVTATGTTHRVEGFAERYMETFAPWVKSHGGWESIVQMEGPEFD